TTAAAACCTTTTAAACTTGAAAGACTAAAAAAATCTGTAAACAGGGCCGTAGAGTTTTATCAATTAAATGAGCAGAAAACAGAGATAACTAATAGTAAATTCAAAATACAGTGTTTTAAAAGATTAACAATGTATTTTAACAACAAAATAATAAATAATAATTGGCGTACCAAAAAAGCCGATGAATTAATAGCCTATTTAATATGTGAGCAAGGTAATTATGTTTCTAAAGATAAAATAATAGATAACTTATGGCCGGGCTCCAATTGTAAAAAAGCAATGAGTAGCCTTTATACAACACTATATTATATTAGGCAACAAGAACAGGCCCAAAATATTACCATACCCATAGAATCCGTTAGGGGTAAAATGAGGCTCAACACCGAAAAAATAGAGATAGACATAAATACCTTAAATAAATACTATAAACGCTTTAAAAGTGGTAAAACAATCAATAAACAAGAGATAGCAGATATTTACACAGGTATGTTATTTGAAGAACATGATTACCCCTGGAGTATTGTTTTGCAAGCAAAATACGAAAATATGTATCATGATTTAATAGCAAGTCAATAAATACTTAAACAAATGTACGGGCTGGCTTCCATGCCAGCCCGTGTATATTAAAAAGAAAATTTGTAAATTAAAACTACAATTTACTTAAAAACTCTTCAATTCTATTTAACCCTTCAACCAAACTCTCCATAGATACCGCGCAAGATATGCGTAAGTATCCCTCTCCATACTGCGAAAAAGCGTCTCCAGGAATTAAAGCTACTCCAGCTTCTTCAACCAAACGCAATGCCATATCAAAAGACTTTACACCTAGGTGTTTTATAGAAGTAAAAATATAAAATGCTCCACCTGGTTTGTGGGTTTTTAAGCCCATGTCATTTAATCTTTTCCAAGTATATTCTATACGCTCATAATATGAGTCTCTCATAGGGTAGGCATCTTCATAACCATTTGTTAAGGCCTCTAAAGCAGCTATTTGACTTACACTGCTAGCACAAGTTACATTGTACTGATGTACCTTAAGTATTTGATTTGCCAAGTAGCTAGGGGCCAATAAAATACCTACACGCCAGCCTGTCATAGCGTGGCTTTTTGATAAACCATTTATAATTATAGTTTTTTCACGCATATTCTCATAATTAGCAATACTTTTATGATTACCTTCAAAAACCAACTCGCTATATAACTCGTCTGCAATAATAACTACATCTTTATCCTTTAAACACTGTGCTAAATCTTTGAGCTCTTGCTCTGTTAAAATTGCACCTGTTGGATTAGATGGGTATGGTAGAATAACTACCTTTGTATTTTTAGTTAAGTGTTTAGTTAACTGAGTGGCTGTTAGTTTAAAGTTTGTTTCAGTAGTATCAACTAAAACTGTTTTTGCTCCACACATTGTAATTACAGGTTCATAACCAGGGTAAACAGGAGCCGGTAAAATAACCTCATCACCAGTAGTTAATAACGCTCTTAAAGCAATGTCGATAGCTTCACTAGAGCCAGCAGTAATAATAATTTCATCTTCTGCTTGGTAGCTTAATTGGTACTTTTTTTTCATCCAGTTTGAGGTAGCTTCTCTTAGCTCCATAAAACCAGCATTATGGGTATAACGAGTAGTATTATTGTTAATAGCTTTAATGGCAGCATCTTTTATATGCTGAGGGGTATCAAAATTAGGCTGACCCAAAGTTAAAGATACTATATTATCTTTACCAGATATCATATTGAAAAATTTTCTAATTCCAGAGATCTCAATTTCTTTAACTTTAGGGTTAATATTCATTGTCATTAAAAAAACCTACCTTTAACGTTATTATAATATATATTTTAACATAAAGAGGAGGGTTAGTATGCTTTATATATCATATAAAAGTGGTATAATAGCTAAGAAGAAGATGTTAAGCTGGGGGTAATTATGAGACTACAACAAATAAACGCTTCACAGCGTGAAATGTTTAATAACTATATACAAAACGTTCCAAAAGCACATGTATTTCAACTATATGAATGGGGCGAGCTAAAAAGCACAACAGGATGGAAACCACTATACTTTATGGTTTTTGACAATAATAAACCTAAAGCAGCCATATCAATACTAAAAAGAAAAATTCCAGGTCTTAATAAAAACATATTTTATGCTCCAAGAGGACCTATTTGTGATATTAAAGATTATGATACAATGGATTTTTTATGGGCTGAAATAGCTAAATTAGCTAAAGAACACAAAGCAGTTTTTCTTAAAATAGATCCTGATATTAGTGTAGAAAACAAAGATTTTCAAGAGTATTTAGAGAGTAGAAAATTTAAAAAATTATCTACAGGTAAAGACTTTAATGGTATACAGCCAAAGTTTGTAATGCGTTTAAAACTGGATAAATCTGAGCAAG
This Clostridium sp. 'deep sea' DNA region includes the following protein-coding sequences:
- a CDS encoding response regulator — encoded protein: MRALVIDDEQHAINRLRKLLQQIPDITEINSFTDANKALSYMQNKKHHIIFLDIEMPLNGLEVFKKIMDIERFIPIVFTTAYDQYAIKAFELNAIDYLLKPFKLERLKKSVNRAVEFYQLNEQKTEITNSKFKIQCFKRLTMYFNNKIINNNWRTKKADELIAYLICEQGNYVSKDKIIDNLWPGSNCKKAMSSLYTTLYYIRQQEQAQNITIPIESVRGKMRLNTEKIEIDINTLNKYYKRFKSGKTINKQEIADIYTGMLFEEHDYPWSIVLQAKYENMYHDLIASQ
- a CDS encoding aminotransferase A: MTMNINPKVKEIEISGIRKFFNMISGKDNIVSLTLGQPNFDTPQHIKDAAIKAINNNTTRYTHNAGFMELREATSNWMKKKYQLSYQAEDEIIITAGSSEAIDIALRALLTTGDEVILPAPVYPGYEPVITMCGAKTVLVDTTETNFKLTATQLTKHLTKNTKVVILPYPSNPTGAILTEQELKDLAQCLKDKDVVIIADELYSELVFEGNHKSIANYENMREKTIIINGLSKSHAMTGWRVGILLAPSYLANQILKVHQYNVTCASSVSQIAALEALTNGYEDAYPMRDSYYERIEYTWKRLNDMGLKTHKPGGAFYIFTSIKHLGVKSFDMALRLVEEAGVALIPGDAFSQYGEGYLRISCAVSMESLVEGLNRIEEFLSKL